In a genomic window of Vanessa tameamea isolate UH-Manoa-2023 chromosome 31, ilVanTame1 primary haplotype, whole genome shotgun sequence:
- the LOC113391367 gene encoding signal transducer and activator of transcription 5B isoform X3: MSLWARAQQLPPESLQKVRAVYGEHFPIEVRHCLATWIENRIWTPEPEEQQRFFVEELVQEIHTHTELMLSPEMFVTKMKLIEAAKLFRMQYSHAPHELYTYMRRCLALEMEVIQSAMGTPYIAQPQTERKYSELITGLQTVRQKVNMASEEIRSLQANIESFSLQYHECLKNKGHINYLQQSGPMTNERRELEACLRVQIEEMERKLNALVAQINQSQMELVDHMKENITNLRQLQSQVLDEELIKWKREQQLSGNGVPMQSNLNTIQEWCELLADLIWSTRQQVSNVARINSKTIAELRQAHLAEMLDDMSKQVTSLLSTLVTSTFVIEKQPPQVMKTNTRFTATVRLLVGGQLNVHMTPPRVTVVIISEQQAQLLLKSDTQSGRGKQPVECGDILNNSGCMEYQPTSRQLSVSFRNMQLRKIKRAEKKGTESVMDEKLTLLFQSEFNVGGGELVFQVWTLSLPVVVIVHGNQEPHGWATVTWDNAFSPPGRVPFAVPDKVSWGQLAETLRIKFCSATGGDLSEDNLRFLAEKIFRTSLPLNSMELNSMTVSWTQFCKDALPERNFTFWEWFYMVVKVTRDYLRTLWCDRLIMGFIQKKQAEEMLAKCPPGTFLLRFSDSELGGITIAWVGEANEVFSLQPFTSRDLMLRSLADRILDLAQLQFLYPNVAKDDVFSKYYTKPENEMLKNGYVKPVLVTTLPPYMSASPAYAHSPDSHRNTPSVHSSCGTTVLQL, encoded by the exons GTGCGTGCAGTTTATGGGGAACACTTTCCCATCGAAGTTCGTCATTGTCTCGCAACTTGGATCGAGAATCGAAtatg GACTCCAGAACCGGAGGAGCAACAGAGATTCTTCGTCGAAGAACTCGTGCAGGAGATCCACACGCACACGGAGCTAATGCTGTCTCCAGAGATGTTCGTCACCAAAATGAAGCTCATCGAAGCCGCTAAGCTGTTCCGTATGCAGTACAG CCACGCCCCCCACGAGCTATACACATACATGCGACGATGCTTGGCTCTGGAAATGGAGGTGATCCAGAGTGCCATGGGAACGCCGTATATAGCTCAGCCGCAGACAGAGAGGAAATATAGCGAG CTCATAACTGGTCTTCAGACAGTGCGTCAGAAGGTGAACATGGCGAGCGAGGAGATAAGAAGCCTCCAGGCGAACATAGAGTCGTTCTCCCTCCAATACCACGAGTGTCTGAAGAATAAAG gtCACATAAATTATCTCCAGCAGTCTGGACCGATGACGAACGAGCGACGGGAACTAGAAGCCTGTCTCAGGGTCCAGATTGAGGAAATGGAGAGGAAATTGAACGCTCTG GTGGCCCAAATCAACCAGTCGCAGATGGAACTCGTTGATCAcatgaaggaaaatatcactAATCTCAGACAGTTGCAGAGCCAAGTGCTGGACGAGGAGCTGATCAA ATGGAAACGCGAACAGCAACTCAGCGGCAATGGCGTACCGATGCAGTCGAATCTGAACACGATACAAGAATGGTGCGAGCTGCTGGCCGACCTCATCTGGAGCACGAGGCAGCAGGTCAGCAACGTCGCCCGGATCAACAGCAAGACTATAGCGGAACTGAGGCAGGCGCATCTCGCCGAAATGTTGGACGACATGAGCAAACAG GTGACGAGTTTGCTGTCGACATTGGTGACATCAACGTTTGTAATCGAGAAACAACCGCCCCAAGTGATGAAGACCAACACTCG TTTCACGGCTACAGTCCGCCTGCTCGTGGGTGGTCAGCTCAACGTGCACATGACGCCGCCGCGTGTGACG GTGGTGATAATATCGGAGCAGCAGGCGCAGCTGCTGCTGAAGAGCGACACGCAGAGCGGGCGCGGCAAGCAGCCGGTGGAGTGCGGGGACATCCTCAACAACAGCGGCTGCATGGAGTACCAGCCCACCAGCCGCCAGCTCAGCGTCAGCTTCCG GAACATGCAGTTGAGAAAGATAAAACGCGCCGAGAAGAAAGGGACGGAGAGCGTTATGGACGAGAAACTCACTCTGCTATTTCAGTCTGAGTTCAACGTCGGAGGGGGAGAATTGGTGTTCCAA GTGTGGACGCTGTCGCTGCCGGTGGTGGTGATCGTGCACGGCAACCAGGAGCCGCACGGCTGGGCCACGGTCACGTGGGACAACGCCTTCAGCCCGCCCGGACGAGTGCCCTTCGCGGTGCCCGATAAG GTGTCTTGGGGTCAACTGGCCGAGACTCTGCGTATCAAGTTCTGCTCAGCGACCGGCGGTGATCTCTCCGAGGATAATTTGCGATTCCTCGCCGAGAAGATATTcag GACCAGCCTACCGCTGAACAGTATGGAGCTGAACAGCATGACCGTGAGCTGGACGCAGTTCTGCAAGGACGCTCTTCCGGAGCGAAACTTCACATTCTGGGAGTGGTTCTACATGGTCGTGAAGGTCACGAGGGACTATCTGCGGACGCTTTGGTGTGACAG ACTGATAATGGGCTTCATCCAGAAGAAGCAAGCTGAGGAGATGCTGGCCAAGTGTCCTCCGGGCACTTTCCTGCTGAGGTTCTCTGACTCCGAGCTCGGTGGTATCACTATCGCTTGGGTTGGGG AGGCGAATGAAGTCTTCAGTCTCCAGCCGTTCACGTCTCGCGATTTGATGCTGCGCTCCCTCGCGGATAGGATCTTGGACCTGGCTCAGCTGCAGTTCCTGTACCCGAACGTGGCGAAGGACGATGTGTTCTCGAAATACTACACTAAACCTG AGAACGAGATGCTGAAGAATGGCTACGTGAAGCCAGTTCTGGTGACCACCTTGCCGCCGTACATGTCCGCGTCGCCGGCGTACGCGCACTCGCCGGACTCGCACAGGAACACGCCCAGTGTGCACAGCAG
- the LOC113391367 gene encoding signal transducer and activator of transcription 5B isoform X1 — MSLWARAQQLPPESLQKVRAVYGEHFPIEVRHCLATWIENRIWTPEPEEQQRFFVEELVQEIHTHTELMLSPEMFVTKMKLIEAAKLFRMQYSHAPHELYTYMRRCLALEMEVIQSAMGTPYIAQPQTERKYSELITGLQTVRQKVNMASEEIRSLQANIESFSLQYHECLKNKGHINYLQQSGPMTNERRELEACLRVQIEEMERKLNALVAQINQSQMELVDHMKENITNLRQLQSQVLDEELIKWKREQQLSGNGVPMQSNLNTIQEWCELLADLIWSTRQQVSNVARINSKTIAELRQAHLAEMLDDMSKQVTSLLSTLVTSTFVIEKQPPQVMKTNTRFTATVRLLVGGQLNVHMTPPRVTVVIISEQQAQLLLKSDTQSGRGKQPVECGDILNNSGCMEYQPTSRQLSVSFRNMQLRKIKRAEKKGTESVMDEKLTLLFQSEFNVGGGELVFQVWTLSLPVVVIVHGNQEPHGWATVTWDNAFSPPGRVPFAVPDKVSWGQLAETLRIKFCSATGGDLSEDNLRFLAEKIFRTSLPLNSMELNSMTVSWTQFCKDALPERNFTFWEWFYMVVKVTRDYLRTLWCDRLIMGFIQKKQAEEMLAKCPPGTFLLRFSDSELGGITIAWVGEANEVFSLQPFTSRDLMLRSLADRILDLAQLQFLYPNVAKDDVFSKYYTKPENEMLKNGYVKPVLVTTLPPYMSASPAYAHSPDSHRNTPSVHSSYFSAATPAQTESTFMDSDLFEQIRAFEPDGFEDFDFYGGNVAMK, encoded by the exons GTGCGTGCAGTTTATGGGGAACACTTTCCCATCGAAGTTCGTCATTGTCTCGCAACTTGGATCGAGAATCGAAtatg GACTCCAGAACCGGAGGAGCAACAGAGATTCTTCGTCGAAGAACTCGTGCAGGAGATCCACACGCACACGGAGCTAATGCTGTCTCCAGAGATGTTCGTCACCAAAATGAAGCTCATCGAAGCCGCTAAGCTGTTCCGTATGCAGTACAG CCACGCCCCCCACGAGCTATACACATACATGCGACGATGCTTGGCTCTGGAAATGGAGGTGATCCAGAGTGCCATGGGAACGCCGTATATAGCTCAGCCGCAGACAGAGAGGAAATATAGCGAG CTCATAACTGGTCTTCAGACAGTGCGTCAGAAGGTGAACATGGCGAGCGAGGAGATAAGAAGCCTCCAGGCGAACATAGAGTCGTTCTCCCTCCAATACCACGAGTGTCTGAAGAATAAAG gtCACATAAATTATCTCCAGCAGTCTGGACCGATGACGAACGAGCGACGGGAACTAGAAGCCTGTCTCAGGGTCCAGATTGAGGAAATGGAGAGGAAATTGAACGCTCTG GTGGCCCAAATCAACCAGTCGCAGATGGAACTCGTTGATCAcatgaaggaaaatatcactAATCTCAGACAGTTGCAGAGCCAAGTGCTGGACGAGGAGCTGATCAA ATGGAAACGCGAACAGCAACTCAGCGGCAATGGCGTACCGATGCAGTCGAATCTGAACACGATACAAGAATGGTGCGAGCTGCTGGCCGACCTCATCTGGAGCACGAGGCAGCAGGTCAGCAACGTCGCCCGGATCAACAGCAAGACTATAGCGGAACTGAGGCAGGCGCATCTCGCCGAAATGTTGGACGACATGAGCAAACAG GTGACGAGTTTGCTGTCGACATTGGTGACATCAACGTTTGTAATCGAGAAACAACCGCCCCAAGTGATGAAGACCAACACTCG TTTCACGGCTACAGTCCGCCTGCTCGTGGGTGGTCAGCTCAACGTGCACATGACGCCGCCGCGTGTGACG GTGGTGATAATATCGGAGCAGCAGGCGCAGCTGCTGCTGAAGAGCGACACGCAGAGCGGGCGCGGCAAGCAGCCGGTGGAGTGCGGGGACATCCTCAACAACAGCGGCTGCATGGAGTACCAGCCCACCAGCCGCCAGCTCAGCGTCAGCTTCCG GAACATGCAGTTGAGAAAGATAAAACGCGCCGAGAAGAAAGGGACGGAGAGCGTTATGGACGAGAAACTCACTCTGCTATTTCAGTCTGAGTTCAACGTCGGAGGGGGAGAATTGGTGTTCCAA GTGTGGACGCTGTCGCTGCCGGTGGTGGTGATCGTGCACGGCAACCAGGAGCCGCACGGCTGGGCCACGGTCACGTGGGACAACGCCTTCAGCCCGCCCGGACGAGTGCCCTTCGCGGTGCCCGATAAG GTGTCTTGGGGTCAACTGGCCGAGACTCTGCGTATCAAGTTCTGCTCAGCGACCGGCGGTGATCTCTCCGAGGATAATTTGCGATTCCTCGCCGAGAAGATATTcag GACCAGCCTACCGCTGAACAGTATGGAGCTGAACAGCATGACCGTGAGCTGGACGCAGTTCTGCAAGGACGCTCTTCCGGAGCGAAACTTCACATTCTGGGAGTGGTTCTACATGGTCGTGAAGGTCACGAGGGACTATCTGCGGACGCTTTGGTGTGACAG ACTGATAATGGGCTTCATCCAGAAGAAGCAAGCTGAGGAGATGCTGGCCAAGTGTCCTCCGGGCACTTTCCTGCTGAGGTTCTCTGACTCCGAGCTCGGTGGTATCACTATCGCTTGGGTTGGGG AGGCGAATGAAGTCTTCAGTCTCCAGCCGTTCACGTCTCGCGATTTGATGCTGCGCTCCCTCGCGGATAGGATCTTGGACCTGGCTCAGCTGCAGTTCCTGTACCCGAACGTGGCGAAGGACGATGTGTTCTCGAAATACTACACTAAACCTG AGAACGAGATGCTGAAGAATGGCTACGTGAAGCCAGTTCTGGTGACCACCTTGCCGCCGTACATGTCCGCGTCGCCGGCGTACGCGCACTCGCCGGACTCGCACAGGAACACGCCCAGTGTGCACAGCAG
- the LOC113391367 gene encoding signal transducer and activator of transcription 5B isoform X4 — protein sequence MSLWARAQQLPPESLQKVRAVYGEHFPIEVRHCLATWIENRIWTPEPEEQQRFFVEELVQEIHTHTELMLSPEMFVTKMKLIEAAKLFRMQYSHAPHELYTYMRRCLALEMEVIQSAMGTPYIAQPQTERKYSELITGLQTVRQKVNMASEEIRSLQANIESFSLQYHECLKNKGHINYLQQSGPMTNERRELEACLRVQIEEMERKLNALVAQINQSQMELVDHMKENITNLRQLQSQVLDEELIKWKREQQLSGNGVPMQSNLNTIQEWCELLADLIWSTRQQVSNVARINSKTIAELRQAHLAEMLDDMSKQVTSLLSTLVTSTFVIEKQPPQVMKTNTRFTATVRLLVGGQLNVHMTPPRVTVVIISEQQAQLLLKSDTQSGRGKQPVECGDILNNSGCMEYQPTSRQLSVSFRNMQLRKIKRAEKKGTESVMDEKLTLLFQSEFNVGGGELVFQVWTLSLPVVVIVHGNQEPHGWATVTWDNAFSPPGRVPFAVPDKVSWGQLAETLRIKFCSATGGDLSEDNLRFLAEKIFRTSLPLNSMELNSMTVSWTQFCKDALPERNFTFWEWFYMVVKVTRDYLRTLWCDRLIMGFIQKKQAEEMLAKCPPGTFLLRFSDSELGGITIAWVGEANEVFSLQPFTSRDLMLRSLADRILDLAQLQFLYPNVAKDDVFSKYYTKPENEMLKNGYVKPVLVTTLPPYMSASPAYAHSPDSHRNTPSVHSRYMIEF from the exons GTGCGTGCAGTTTATGGGGAACACTTTCCCATCGAAGTTCGTCATTGTCTCGCAACTTGGATCGAGAATCGAAtatg GACTCCAGAACCGGAGGAGCAACAGAGATTCTTCGTCGAAGAACTCGTGCAGGAGATCCACACGCACACGGAGCTAATGCTGTCTCCAGAGATGTTCGTCACCAAAATGAAGCTCATCGAAGCCGCTAAGCTGTTCCGTATGCAGTACAG CCACGCCCCCCACGAGCTATACACATACATGCGACGATGCTTGGCTCTGGAAATGGAGGTGATCCAGAGTGCCATGGGAACGCCGTATATAGCTCAGCCGCAGACAGAGAGGAAATATAGCGAG CTCATAACTGGTCTTCAGACAGTGCGTCAGAAGGTGAACATGGCGAGCGAGGAGATAAGAAGCCTCCAGGCGAACATAGAGTCGTTCTCCCTCCAATACCACGAGTGTCTGAAGAATAAAG gtCACATAAATTATCTCCAGCAGTCTGGACCGATGACGAACGAGCGACGGGAACTAGAAGCCTGTCTCAGGGTCCAGATTGAGGAAATGGAGAGGAAATTGAACGCTCTG GTGGCCCAAATCAACCAGTCGCAGATGGAACTCGTTGATCAcatgaaggaaaatatcactAATCTCAGACAGTTGCAGAGCCAAGTGCTGGACGAGGAGCTGATCAA ATGGAAACGCGAACAGCAACTCAGCGGCAATGGCGTACCGATGCAGTCGAATCTGAACACGATACAAGAATGGTGCGAGCTGCTGGCCGACCTCATCTGGAGCACGAGGCAGCAGGTCAGCAACGTCGCCCGGATCAACAGCAAGACTATAGCGGAACTGAGGCAGGCGCATCTCGCCGAAATGTTGGACGACATGAGCAAACAG GTGACGAGTTTGCTGTCGACATTGGTGACATCAACGTTTGTAATCGAGAAACAACCGCCCCAAGTGATGAAGACCAACACTCG TTTCACGGCTACAGTCCGCCTGCTCGTGGGTGGTCAGCTCAACGTGCACATGACGCCGCCGCGTGTGACG GTGGTGATAATATCGGAGCAGCAGGCGCAGCTGCTGCTGAAGAGCGACACGCAGAGCGGGCGCGGCAAGCAGCCGGTGGAGTGCGGGGACATCCTCAACAACAGCGGCTGCATGGAGTACCAGCCCACCAGCCGCCAGCTCAGCGTCAGCTTCCG GAACATGCAGTTGAGAAAGATAAAACGCGCCGAGAAGAAAGGGACGGAGAGCGTTATGGACGAGAAACTCACTCTGCTATTTCAGTCTGAGTTCAACGTCGGAGGGGGAGAATTGGTGTTCCAA GTGTGGACGCTGTCGCTGCCGGTGGTGGTGATCGTGCACGGCAACCAGGAGCCGCACGGCTGGGCCACGGTCACGTGGGACAACGCCTTCAGCCCGCCCGGACGAGTGCCCTTCGCGGTGCCCGATAAG GTGTCTTGGGGTCAACTGGCCGAGACTCTGCGTATCAAGTTCTGCTCAGCGACCGGCGGTGATCTCTCCGAGGATAATTTGCGATTCCTCGCCGAGAAGATATTcag GACCAGCCTACCGCTGAACAGTATGGAGCTGAACAGCATGACCGTGAGCTGGACGCAGTTCTGCAAGGACGCTCTTCCGGAGCGAAACTTCACATTCTGGGAGTGGTTCTACATGGTCGTGAAGGTCACGAGGGACTATCTGCGGACGCTTTGGTGTGACAG ACTGATAATGGGCTTCATCCAGAAGAAGCAAGCTGAGGAGATGCTGGCCAAGTGTCCTCCGGGCACTTTCCTGCTGAGGTTCTCTGACTCCGAGCTCGGTGGTATCACTATCGCTTGGGTTGGGG AGGCGAATGAAGTCTTCAGTCTCCAGCCGTTCACGTCTCGCGATTTGATGCTGCGCTCCCTCGCGGATAGGATCTTGGACCTGGCTCAGCTGCAGTTCCTGTACCCGAACGTGGCGAAGGACGATGTGTTCTCGAAATACTACACTAAACCTG AGAACGAGATGCTGAAGAATGGCTACGTGAAGCCAGTTCTGGTGACCACCTTGCCGCCGTACATGTCCGCGTCGCCGGCGTACGCGCACTCGCCGGACTCGCACAGGAACACGCCCAGTGTGCACAGCAG
- the LOC113391367 gene encoding signal transducer and activator of transcription 5B isoform X2, whose amino-acid sequence MSLWARAQQLPPESLQKVRAVYGEHFPIEVRHCLATWIENRIWTPEPEEQQRFFVEELVQEIHTHTELMLSPEMFVTKMKLIEAAKLFRMQYSHAPHELYTYMRRCLALEMEVIQSAMGTPYIAQPQTERKYSELITGLQTVRQKVNMASEEIRSLQANIESFSLQYHECLKNKGHINYLQQSGPMTNERRELEACLRVQIEEMERKLNALVAQINQSQMELVDHMKENITNLRQLQSQVLDEELIKWKREQQLSGNGVPMQSNLNTIQEWCELLADLIWSTRQQVSNVARINSKTIAELRQAHLAEMLDDMSKQVTSLLSTLVTSTFVIEKQPPQVMKTNTRFTATVRLLVGGQLNVHMTPPRVTVVIISEQQAQLLLKSDTQSGRGKQPVECGDILNNSGCMEYQPTSRQLSVSFRNMQLRKIKRAEKKGTESVMDEKLTLLFQSEFNVGGGELVFQVWTLSLPVVVIVHGNQEPHGWATVTWDNAFSPPGRVPFAVPDKVSWGQLAETLRIKFCSATGGDLSEDNLRFLAEKIFSLPLNSMELNSMTVSWTQFCKDALPERNFTFWEWFYMVVKVTRDYLRTLWCDRLIMGFIQKKQAEEMLAKCPPGTFLLRFSDSELGGITIAWVGEANEVFSLQPFTSRDLMLRSLADRILDLAQLQFLYPNVAKDDVFSKYYTKPENEMLKNGYVKPVLVTTLPPYMSASPAYAHSPDSHRNTPSVHSSYFSAATPAQTESTFMDSDLFEQIRAFEPDGFEDFDFYGGNVAMK is encoded by the exons GTGCGTGCAGTTTATGGGGAACACTTTCCCATCGAAGTTCGTCATTGTCTCGCAACTTGGATCGAGAATCGAAtatg GACTCCAGAACCGGAGGAGCAACAGAGATTCTTCGTCGAAGAACTCGTGCAGGAGATCCACACGCACACGGAGCTAATGCTGTCTCCAGAGATGTTCGTCACCAAAATGAAGCTCATCGAAGCCGCTAAGCTGTTCCGTATGCAGTACAG CCACGCCCCCCACGAGCTATACACATACATGCGACGATGCTTGGCTCTGGAAATGGAGGTGATCCAGAGTGCCATGGGAACGCCGTATATAGCTCAGCCGCAGACAGAGAGGAAATATAGCGAG CTCATAACTGGTCTTCAGACAGTGCGTCAGAAGGTGAACATGGCGAGCGAGGAGATAAGAAGCCTCCAGGCGAACATAGAGTCGTTCTCCCTCCAATACCACGAGTGTCTGAAGAATAAAG gtCACATAAATTATCTCCAGCAGTCTGGACCGATGACGAACGAGCGACGGGAACTAGAAGCCTGTCTCAGGGTCCAGATTGAGGAAATGGAGAGGAAATTGAACGCTCTG GTGGCCCAAATCAACCAGTCGCAGATGGAACTCGTTGATCAcatgaaggaaaatatcactAATCTCAGACAGTTGCAGAGCCAAGTGCTGGACGAGGAGCTGATCAA ATGGAAACGCGAACAGCAACTCAGCGGCAATGGCGTACCGATGCAGTCGAATCTGAACACGATACAAGAATGGTGCGAGCTGCTGGCCGACCTCATCTGGAGCACGAGGCAGCAGGTCAGCAACGTCGCCCGGATCAACAGCAAGACTATAGCGGAACTGAGGCAGGCGCATCTCGCCGAAATGTTGGACGACATGAGCAAACAG GTGACGAGTTTGCTGTCGACATTGGTGACATCAACGTTTGTAATCGAGAAACAACCGCCCCAAGTGATGAAGACCAACACTCG TTTCACGGCTACAGTCCGCCTGCTCGTGGGTGGTCAGCTCAACGTGCACATGACGCCGCCGCGTGTGACG GTGGTGATAATATCGGAGCAGCAGGCGCAGCTGCTGCTGAAGAGCGACACGCAGAGCGGGCGCGGCAAGCAGCCGGTGGAGTGCGGGGACATCCTCAACAACAGCGGCTGCATGGAGTACCAGCCCACCAGCCGCCAGCTCAGCGTCAGCTTCCG GAACATGCAGTTGAGAAAGATAAAACGCGCCGAGAAGAAAGGGACGGAGAGCGTTATGGACGAGAAACTCACTCTGCTATTTCAGTCTGAGTTCAACGTCGGAGGGGGAGAATTGGTGTTCCAA GTGTGGACGCTGTCGCTGCCGGTGGTGGTGATCGTGCACGGCAACCAGGAGCCGCACGGCTGGGCCACGGTCACGTGGGACAACGCCTTCAGCCCGCCCGGACGAGTGCCCTTCGCGGTGCCCGATAAG GTGTCTTGGGGTCAACTGGCCGAGACTCTGCGTATCAAGTTCTGCTCAGCGACCGGCGGTGATCTCTCCGAGGATAATTTGCGATTCCTCGCCGAGAAGATATTcag CCTACCGCTGAACAGTATGGAGCTGAACAGCATGACCGTGAGCTGGACGCAGTTCTGCAAGGACGCTCTTCCGGAGCGAAACTTCACATTCTGGGAGTGGTTCTACATGGTCGTGAAGGTCACGAGGGACTATCTGCGGACGCTTTGGTGTGACAG ACTGATAATGGGCTTCATCCAGAAGAAGCAAGCTGAGGAGATGCTGGCCAAGTGTCCTCCGGGCACTTTCCTGCTGAGGTTCTCTGACTCCGAGCTCGGTGGTATCACTATCGCTTGGGTTGGGG AGGCGAATGAAGTCTTCAGTCTCCAGCCGTTCACGTCTCGCGATTTGATGCTGCGCTCCCTCGCGGATAGGATCTTGGACCTGGCTCAGCTGCAGTTCCTGTACCCGAACGTGGCGAAGGACGATGTGTTCTCGAAATACTACACTAAACCTG AGAACGAGATGCTGAAGAATGGCTACGTGAAGCCAGTTCTGGTGACCACCTTGCCGCCGTACATGTCCGCGTCGCCGGCGTACGCGCACTCGCCGGACTCGCACAGGAACACGCCCAGTGTGCACAGCAG